The proteins below come from a single Takifugu rubripes chromosome 10, fTakRub1.2, whole genome shotgun sequence genomic window:
- the plcxd2 gene encoding PI-PLC X domain-containing protein 2, translated as MKTRPAGIGSANANWMGSLPSKLSAMPLKHLAVPGSHDSFTYWVDVHAPVGPDQKLFVKYLAMVFSVLAKKVMVKWSMTQNLTFREQLDAGIRYFDLRVSSKPGEPGNEIYFIHGLFGHKVRDGLLEINTFLSRHRKEVVFLDFNHHYAMDAAHHVYLINTLQEVFGSRLCHNCTVDTLTLDYLWDKKHQVIVFYHHPAADGVPVMWPGSKIPAPWANTTEPSKLIQFLETTLKERDNGGAFHVSQAILTPRVNTVAKGLLWGLRNYLVERNLPAIMSWVEAQRPGMDGVNIITSDFVELTDFANIVIKLNNLLLSEQGHKAR; from the exons ATGAAGACCCGACCAGCAGGCATCGGCAGTGCCAATGCCAACTGGATGGGTTCGCTTCCCTCCAAGCTGAGTGCCATGCCTCTTAAACATCTCGCTGTGCCAG GCTCCCATGACTCTTTTACCTACTGGGTGGATGTGCACGCTCCTGTGGGACCTGATCAGAAGCTGTTTGTGAAGTACCTGGCCATGGTGTTCAGTGTCCTTGCCAAGAAAGTCATGGTGAAGTGGTCCATGACTCAG AATTTGACATTTAGAGAGCAGCTGGATGCAGGAATTCGCTACTTTGATCTCAGGGTATCCTCCAAACCAGGCGAGCCTGGAAATGAGATCTACTTCATCCATGGCCTATTTGGCCACAAG GTGAGGGATGGTTTGTTGGAAATAAACACCTTCTTAAGCAGACACAGGAAAGAG GTGGTGTTCCTAGACTTTAACCACCACTATGCCATGGACGCAGCGCACCACGTCTACTTAATTAACACCTTACAGGAAGTGTTTGGGAGCAGACTTTGTCACAACTGCACAGTGGACACCCTCACACTGGATTACCTCTGGGACAAGAAACACCAG GTGATTGTGTTCTACCATCATCCAGCAGCTGACGGTGTCCCGGTCATGTGGCCTGGTAGTAAGATTCCTGCTCCGTGGGCCAACACAACAGAGCCCAGCAAACTCATACAG TTCCTGGAAACAACATTGAAGGAAAGAGATAACGGTGGTGCGTTTCATGTGTCTCAGGCCATTCTCACACCCAGAGTTAATACAGTGGCCAAAGGCTTGCTTTGGGGGCTCCGTAACTACCTAGTGGAAAG GAACCTCCCAGCCATCATGTCCTGGGTTGAAGCGCAGAGGCCTGGGATGGACGGGGTCAACATCATCACTTCAGACTTTGTGGAGCTCACAGATTTTGCCAACATTGTCATCAAACTCAACAATTTGCTTTTGTCTGAACAAGGCCACAAAGCAAGATGA